GAGGATCAACTGGCCAGGCTCGCCATTCAGGGAACGGATGGCGATGGACAGGCGGCGCCCGTCCTTCAGCGATATCTCATGACCGTCGTCTTCGCGGGGCGCGAAGTTGCGGGCGATGACCTCGCGCCAGAGCATGCCCACCAGCGGCTGACCCAACAGGCTGCGCGCCACGGGGTTGGCTTCGCGCACCACGCCCTGCCCGTCGATCACGATGACGCCGCCGGGCAGCAGGTCGAGGACGCTCTGCAGGCGATTGGCCAGGCGTTCCTTCTCGGCCAGCTCCTGCATCCGCTGGGCACTGACCAGGGCCAGCTGGCCCTTCAGCTCGGTGACCCGCGCCTCCAGCATGCTGTAGGACTCGCTGAGCTGCGTGGACATCTGGTTGAACAGCGAAAAAGCCTGCTCAAGGCCTTCGCGGCTGGCCTGCTCGGCGGGGATGACGTCCGTTTTCTGCGCGGGGATGACGACTGGGTTCATGCTCTTCTCTCGCTCCATCGACCGTCAGCAGACGGTCGGTCGAGGAGGTACTAGCAATACCCATGCCTAAAATTTAGTCCTTTAGAATCAATGACTTGATAAAAACGGAGTTATTCCTCCGCCAATTCCTCGTCGCGACGGCTCATGCCGTACTTGCGCATCTTCTCCACCAGGGTGGTGCGGCGGATGCGCAGGCGCTCGGCGGCACGGGCGACGACGCCGGAGGCATCGTCCAGCGCCTGCTGGATCAGGCCCTGCTCCAGGTTGCCGAGGTAGTCCTTGAGATCCAGCCCCTCGGGCGGCAACAGCGCGGGCGAAGCGACTCCCGGCAGACCGGCGCCGATGGCCGAGCGCTCCTCGATCTCTTCCCGCAGGCTGGCCTTGAGGTGCTCGTCCTCATCATCCACGTGGCGGAACTTCTTCGGCAGCTCGCTGACGCCGATGACGCCATAGGGGTGCATGATGGCCATGCGCTCCACCAGGTTGGCCAGCTCGCGGACGTTGCCGGGCCAATCGTGGTTGCACAGGGACATGATGGCGGCGGAGTTGAAGCGGATGGAGCCGCGCTTCTCGTGCTCCATACGCGAGATGAGCTCGTTGATCAGCAGCGGGATGTCCTCGACACGTTCGCGCAGGGGCGCCATGTCGATGGGGAAGACGTTGAGGCGGTAGTAGAGGTCTTCACGGAAGCTGCCGGCCTCGATCATCTGCTCGAGGTTCTTGTGGGTGGCGGCGATGATGCGCACGTCGACGTTCTGGGTCTTGTTGCTGCCCACGCGCTCGAAGGTACGCTCCTGCAGCACACGCAACAGCTTGACCTGCATGGGCAGCGGCATGTCGCCGATTTCGTCGAGGAACAGGGTGCCGCCGTTGGCCAGTTCGAAGCGCCCCGCCCGGCTGGTGATGGCGCCGGTGAAGGCCCCCTTCTCATGGCCGAAGAGCTCGCTTTCCAGCAGCTCGGCCGGAATCGCGCCACAGTTGACCGGCACGAAGGGCGCCTCGCGACGCTTGGAATGGTAGTGAAGGTTGCGCGCGACCACTTCCTTGCCGGTTCCGGACTCACCGAGGATCAGCACGCTGGCATCGGTGTCGGCCACCTGCTGCATCATCTGCCGCACCTGCTGGATGGCGCGGCTGGTACCCACCAGGCTGCGGAACAGGTTGGGCTCGCGCTGACGGCCACGCTCGCGGGCATGGTCGTACATTTCACGGTAGACCTGGGCGCGGTGCAGGGAGTCGAGGAGCTTGTTGTAGCTCGGGGGCATCTCCAGGTAGGCCAGGAGACGGCGGCGCAGGTCTTCCGGCCAGTCCGCCTGGACCTGATCGCCAATCAGCAACACCGGCAGGAACTCGTCCCAGACCAGCAGTTGCTTGATGAGCTCCAGCGCACCGCCCTTGGCATTCACCTCGCCCAGCATGACGCACAGCACGTCACGACTGGCGCCAAGGGAGGCGGTAGCGTCACGCCAGTCCTGGCTGCTGCAGGACAGGTGCTCTTCCCCAAGGAAACTCAGGATCACCGCGAAATCACGGCGGCGATCGCTGTTGTCGTCGATCAGCAGAATTTTGGTTTCACGCCACATTGTCGGGTTCTTGCTTTTTTGGCTGAACGCCGCGATTCACGGCGCATGGGGAGACGGCGCATCCCTGGAGGAGGATTGCCCGGCAATTGGCCACTAGTAAAGTGAAAAACCCTTGCCGAGTCAATTTTATGGCGTGCTTTTTTTGGTTGAGCCGACGGAATAGCTAAACGATTGTCGGCTCGGGGCCGCGATACTGGCAGATGGAAAT
This genomic window from Pseudomonas furukawaii contains:
- a CDS encoding sigma-54 dependent transcriptional regulator; translation: MWRETKILLIDDNSDRRRDFAVILSFLGEEHLSCSSQDWRDATASLGASRDVLCVMLGEVNAKGGALELIKQLLVWDEFLPVLLIGDQVQADWPEDLRRRLLAYLEMPPSYNKLLDSLHRAQVYREMYDHARERGRQREPNLFRSLVGTSRAIQQVRQMMQQVADTDASVLILGESGTGKEVVARNLHYHSKRREAPFVPVNCGAIPAELLESELFGHEKGAFTGAITSRAGRFELANGGTLFLDEIGDMPLPMQVKLLRVLQERTFERVGSNKTQNVDVRIIAATHKNLEQMIEAGSFREDLYYRLNVFPIDMAPLRERVEDIPLLINELISRMEHEKRGSIRFNSAAIMSLCNHDWPGNVRELANLVERMAIMHPYGVIGVSELPKKFRHVDDEDEHLKASLREEIEERSAIGAGLPGVASPALLPPEGLDLKDYLGNLEQGLIQQALDDASGVVARAAERLRIRRTTLVEKMRKYGMSRRDEELAEE